The genome window CGGTTCTTGGCCACGCTCTTGTCAAGGATGAACACGGTCGCGATATGCACAAAAGTTCGGGGAATGCCATCTGGTTCGACGACGCGGCGGAGCAGATGGGAGTGGACGTGATGAGATGGATGTTTGCGGAGCAGAATCCGGAACAGAATCTGCGTTTTGGATACGGATCGGCAAAGGAAATCAGAAAACGGCTCATTACGCTGTGGAATGTCTATTCCTTCTTCGTCACGTACGCCCGTCTGGACCGATTCGATCCCAATGAGCCTGATGTGGATCAGTTTACAGAGCTTGATCGGTGGATTACTGCGCGCATGAACAGACTGATCCAGGTAGCTGACAATTCCTATAAATCATTTCGCGTTGACCGATTCATGAAACAAGTAGACAGGTTTCTGAACGATCTGTCGAACTGGTATGTGAGACGAAACCGGCGTCGTTTCTGGAAAAGTGAGAATGACAGTGACAAAAATGCAGCCTATTTTACGCTCTATGACGTTGTGAAGAGACTCATTATGATTCTGGCCCCGGTTCTCCCCTTTGTTACCGAAAAAATCTATCAGAATCTCATCCGGAATCTTGAAACATCGGCACCGAAAAGTGTTCATCTATGCGATTTCCCCCCTGTGGAAGAATCTCTCATCGATGATGACATTATCCGTGAGATTGATACCGTGGTAAAGATCGTTGAGCTTGGCCGGTATGCACGCAATAAGGCAAACTTGAAGGTCAGGCAACCCCTGGCAAAACTCCAGTATGCGACCGATGACAAGAACATTGCCGAGGCCATCCACCGGAACAAGGATCAGATTCTGGAGGAACTCAACGTGAAGGAAGTGGAACAGGTGGAATCGGTACACGAGCTGATCCGGTTCAGCATCAAGCCAAACCTTGCTGTTCTTGGCAAGAGGCTTGGAAGCGATCTGAATCAGGTGCGGGAAATGTTGGAGGACTTGTCGTACGAGGAGATTCAGGAAGAACTTGAGAAACATGACGGTTTTACACTATCGAACAACGGAAAAAGCTATCGGTTTTCGAAAGACGAAATTGTCGTGGAAACGACGCCCCATGATGGGAAATCGGCGGTCAGCGAATCATCGATGACCGTGGCGGTTACCACCGAACTGACCCCCCACCTGATTCAAGAAGGTCTCGTAAGAGATATGATCAGGCAGGTGCAGAACATGCGAAAAGAGGCCAATTTCGAGGTGGAAGATCGAATCGCCGTGACCTGTGAGCTAACGGAAGAATCGAAATCGGCCTTAGAGGCATTCGAGGACTATTTCCGCGATGAAGTGCTTGCAGCGGAGCTCCGGGTAGGAAATGTATCCGGTGAGTACACCAAGGAGATTATGGTGGGCGGTGAGAAGATGGCTATCGGTATTGAGAGAATCCCCAACAACTAGACCCACGAAAGGCAGACATGGCTAAGAAAAAACTTACCAAAGCGAAACTCAATCATTTCAAGACAATAATCCTAGAGAAACAAGAAAAGGCTCTTGCAGAGATGGGATATATTCGAAAGAGCTCCCTTGACGATACGGGAAACCTGGACAAGACAGCCAGTGACTCCACCTACGCTTACCACATGGCCGATGTTGGCACGGATTCCCAGGAGAGGGAAAAATCATTTCTATGGTACACGCGTGAGAACAACTTTATTCGCCACCTCGATAATGCGCTGGAACGAATCAGACAGGGGACATACGGCTTCTGCGTCGAGTGTGGCAACCCGATTATGGAAGAACGATTGGAGGAAGTTCCGCATACCCAACATTGCGTAAACTGTAAGAATCATCAGAATCGCTAAGTTGTTCAGGCCTCTCGTCTATTCTGCCTTCGTAGTCAGCATTGATCAACTGGCAAAACATCTTGTCCGATCACGCATGTCCGTCCACGAATCGATTCCTGTTCTGGGCAACTTTTTCCACCTCACCTACGTAGAAAACTCAGGAGCAGCATTTGGCATAAACTTTCAGGGTGGTCCCGTAGTTTTCACGGTGGCGGCCCTCATGGCGACCGTCCTGGTTATCTGGTACTTGTGGAAATTGCGTGAGAAGGGCTTTGCCCTGAAACTGTCCCTTGCACTCATTTTGGGTGGTGCGGTAGGAAACCTTGCTGACAGATTGCTTTTCGGCAAGGTCGTTGATTTCTTTGATTTCGGAATCGGAGGCTACCACTGGCCCGTATTCAACGTAGCCGATTCAGCGGTGACTGTTGGCATGTTTATTTTCCTTTTTCGATCCCTTTCTGGCGCCACGGGTCCCCAGAAAGGTACTGCCGCGTTAAATGCCGATTCTTGACCTGACAGCCCATCTCTCCAAGGTCCGCCTGGACAAATATCTTGCCGATGAAATTGAGGTGCTTTCACGGTCGAAAGCCAGAGAATGCATCGAATCCGATAATGTTTCCGTCGACGGGAAACGAGAAAAGCCGAGTTATATGCTGAAGGGTGGAGAGTCGATCCGGATTGAATTGCCCGTGGAGCCTCCGTTAGCCGTTGAAGGTGAGAATATTCCCCTGGATATTATTCATGAGGACGATGAACTTATCGTTATCAATAAGCCGGCCGGTCTTGTCGTTCACCCGGGGGCGGGGAACATTCAAGGCACTCTGGTAAATGCCCTGGTTTATCATTTTACCAGACTATCTTCCGTTCATGGTGACAGGCGTCCCGGAATCGTACATCGCCTGGATAAGGATACATCGGGAGTCCTTGTGGTAGCAAAAACAGATCAGTCGCATATGCACGTAGCGAAGCAATTCAGTTCGCACTCGGTTGAGAAAACCTATTGGGGAGTGGTGTGGGGAAAGTTTGACAGAAACGAAGGTGTTGTGGAAGGTCCCATAACCCGTCATCCCCGGGACCGGAAAAAGTTCGCGGTGGTGGAATATGGGAGACGGGCCGTCACCCGATACTGGGTGGAAAGGGAGTTTGACACTCTTACCCTCGTTGGACTGATGCCCGTAACAGGTCGTACTCATCAGCTGCGAGTTCACATGGCGCATGTTGGCCATCCCGTTTTCGCCGATGAGATCTATGGTGGTGGGAAATCCCGGCTGAAGGGATATTCCCCCCATCAAAGGGATTTCCTTATTTCCCTCTATTCTTCGATCCAGAGGCAAGCTCTGCACGCCCTGAGCATAACAGTGGTTCATCCGAAATCCCGCAAAGGAATGACCTTCGAAGCCCCCGTCCCCGCCGATTTTCAAACAGTGATTGACACATTGGAACGACGGCATGGATGAAGAAAAATGGGAAATCGTTAGACAATTCCTGGATTATCTCGAAAAGGAGAGGCATTACTCACCCCATACTGTCAAGGCTTATGGCAACGACCTGCACCGGTTCGTGGAATTTCTTGAAGTTCCGGATTTTTCAAGGGTTGACCGAAACGTGGTTACGAAATTCTTGAGCGAGGAGTTGATCAAAAAAGGGTACGAGAAGCACTCCAGGGATGGAAAGACCATTAAGAAGGGGTACGACTCACGGTCAATCGCGCGAAAAGTCGCTACGTTGAAATCCTTTTTCAAGTATCTCCTCAGGGCTGAAATCATCCCTGTCAACCCCATTTCATCCCTCAGAATCCCCAGGACGTCGAAGAAACTGCCAGATTATTTGGAAAGAAAGGTGGTAGAAGAATTGCTCAAAATGCCCATCGATCGTCCTCTGAAAAATCGAAAATCGTGGGAGGCAGAGAGGGACAAGGCCATTCTTGAAATCTTCTACAGCACGGGGATGCGTCTGAACGAGCTCGTTACCCTCTCCATGGATGACATGGACATGTCTGGAAACCTGGTGAAGGTTACGGGGAAAGGTGGCAGGGAGAGGATTATTCCGTTCGGGGACACCGCCAAAAAGGCGGTTCTGGCTTACCTCGCCAAGTCGGGAAGATCGGACACAGGTAGGAAAGGAAAAGTGACATCCCATGGGGCGAGTCCAGGGGATCCTCTTTTCATCTCCAGCAGCGGCAAGAGAATTTCAGCCAGGACCATTGACGACAGGTTGAGGAGATACTTCAGGAAGCTGTCGGGATCAACGGGTTTCAGTCCCCATCGACTGAGGCATACATTTGCCACACACCTGCTCGATGCGGGCATGGATATACGAGCGGTGAAGGAACTCCTGGGTCATGCCAGCCTTTCTACTACCCAGGGCTATACCCATCTTCAGGTAGAGCAAATGAAAAAGGTATTTGATCAGGCACATCCGCACGCCTAGCCGAGGAAAAAGGATGGATCTCACATATCTCGGGCTGTCGGGACAAAAGAATTTAAGCCGGAACGTGATTCCGGAGGTACTGATTGAAACGGCCCTGAAGCGGGGGGAGGGCGAACTGGGAATGCAGGGTGCTTTGATGGTGGATACGGGAAAGTACACGGGTCGCTCCCCAAAAGACAGGTTCCTTGTAGATGAACCGACGACCTCTCCCAATATCTGGTGGGGCTCAGTCAATCAACCGGTTTCCCAGAAGGTGTTTGATCTTCTGTATGGCAAAATCATCGATTATTACAACAGGAACGAGGACGGTCTGGGTGCTTTCGTATTTGATGGGTTGAGTGGTGCGGAACCGGAAACCTCGCTTCCTGTCAGATTTATCGCCAAGAAGGCCTGGCAGGCGATCTTCGTTAACAACATGTTCATCAGACCAACCCGGGAGGAACTTGGGGAATTTGCACCCGAGTTTACGATAATCAATGCTTCACCGATTATCGATGAAGAATGGAGGAAACATGGATTGCATTCGGAAACTTTTATCATATTTGATCTGAAGCGGAGTATAGGAATTATTGGCGGTTCCGAGTACGGCGGAGAAATGAAAAAGGGGATCTTTTCAATAATGAATTACTATTTGCCGCTGAAAGGGATACTCACTATGCATTGCGCCGCCAACGTGGATCTGAACGGTGACGAGTCCGCCCTGTTTTTCGGTCTGTCTGGCACTGGAAAAACAACCCTTTCCACCGATCAGGACCGTCTGCTTGTCGGTGACGATGAACACGGTTGGTCGGACTCGGGGGTATTCAATCTTGAAGGAGGGTGCTATGCCAAGGCGATCAATCTCAGCAAGGAGGCTGAACCGGGAATTTGGAATGCCATCAGTCACGGGGCCCTTCTGGAGAACCTGGTTTATGATAAGAAGACAAGACAGATCGATTTCTCTAACGCCAGCAAGACGGAGAATACACGCATCTGCTATCCCCTCAATCACATAGAGGCTTCCCTCTATTCCAAGGGCAAACCGAGCAGAGCGGACCATCCGAAAAGAATTCTCTTCCTTTCGTGCGATGCCTATGGCATACTCCCGCCAGTGGCACGGTTGACACCTGAACAGGCTATGTATCATTTCATCAGCGGGTATACGGCCAAGGTAGCCGGTACAGAAAGGGGAATAACGGAACCCCAGGCGACTTTCTCTCCCTGTTTTGGAGGACCGTTCTTAACTCTTCACCCCACGGTCTATGCCGAACTGTTCAGGAGAAAAATAAAGAAGCATGGGACCAAAGTGTACCTGGTCAACACGGGCTGGAGCGGGGGATCGGCGGTATCAGGTGCCAGTCGAATGCCCATAGGGGCGACAAGGCGCATGGTTACAGCCATATTGACGGGAGAAATTGAAGAGGCAGAGTTTGTCAAGGAGCCGGTCTTTGGTCTCGATGTTCCCACGGCGATTGGTGGAGTGGACGGCACCGTTCTCATGCCCCGGAGCACCTGGCCTGATGTAGATTCCTATGACAGGACGGCCCGAAAGCTGGCTGACAAGTTCAAAAACAACTTCACCCTTTATGGAGACGAGGAACCGTCGTTGGAGGCCGCTGGTCCTCAAATCTGAGTCTGGCGGGAGATCTCCATCATGATCTGGTCGGTTGCATCGCGAATTCTTTTGACTGCATCAGTCTTGGAAGTCGATATCACGGGAAGAGATACCAGAAAGGTGAGTCTATGATCATAGAGATTACCGTGCGCCACTTCAATCCAGCGGAAAACGTTCGTGAGTATGCTCTGAAGAAAGTGAACAAGATCCATAAATATTTTCCGAAACCTATTAGCTGTCATGTAATTCTTACCCATGAGAGCAACGGGTACACCACGGACATCACCCTTGCCGTGTCGGGGAAAAAACTCTTTGTGAGCGAAACAAGCGACGATCTGTTCAAATCGATAGACGGTGCAGTGGACAAGTCGATAGCCCGCGCGCTGAAATTCAAGAGCACTCGGTACGCACATAAATAGCCTGCACCTGAATCTGTCCCGAGTCCCGGACAACCTCTCATTTTGAAACCCATGAGAAATTCGAAGTAGGCGGTGAAAGTTATCATCCCCGTCGCTGGACGGGGCACGCGACTTCTTCCCTTTACCCAATCAAGGCAGAAATGTCTCCTGCCGGTGGCGGGCAAACCTGTCATTGACCATATTCTTCCTCCCTTGATTGAACAAGGATTCGACGAGATCATTCTCGTGACGGGCTATCTGGAGGACCAGATAAGGGAGTACACAAGAAAGTATGATGCTTCCTTCCGCTTCGTTCGACAGGAAGAGCCCCTGGGACTTGGACACGCGGTCTACCAGGGTCTTGAGAACCGTGACGATCCTGTGCTGATCCAACTGGGTGACGTAATCTATCATCACGATTTCTCCAGCTTTTGCACTACCGATCACCACAGAATTGCCGTGGACAGAGTGCCCGATCCAGAACGGTTTGGCATCGTTTCCGTCGAAGGTGGCCGGGTTATGCGGGTCTGGGAAAAACCTGAAAATCCCCCATCCAATCTGGCGGTAATCGGTCTTTACTACCTTTCGAACCAGCGGCCACTCTGGGAGGCGTTGACGTATCTGATTGATCATAATATTACGACAAAGGGGGAGATACAGTTGGCTGACGCTTTCCAGGAATTGATTGACTCGAAAGAAGTTGTCACGGTTGATTTCCTGCCGAACTGGTATGATTGTGGTATACCGGAGACATTTCTTTCATCCAACAAGGCTCTTCTCACCTCATCCGGATTATCCATCGAGGGGTCAACCATTATTGAGCCCGTAAGCATCGGTTCCGGTTGCCATATTGAAAGTAGCACCGTTGGTCCCTTCGTAACCATTATGGACGACTGCCAGGTCGTCAATTCCAGGTTGGACGATACCATCGTGCTATGGGATTCGGAGATCAGGGATGCCACAGTATCTCACGCAATCGTGGGAAACGGCCACCGATTGCCCTGACGGGAATATTCTGTTGTATTTCCTGAGACAAGTGAGCTAACTTAACTTTTAGTGATCGTTATTCCTGGAGTGGAGGAGAAGAGGTGAGGCGGAGAATTTTTACATCCGAATCCGTGACGGAAGGTCATCCGGATAAAATCTGTGATCAGATTTCAGATTCCATTCTCGATGACATCATCCGGCAGGATCCGGAAGCGAGGGTAGCTTGCGAGGTGTTGACCACTACCGGTTTGGTCCTCGTGGCAGGGGAAATCACCACGAGCTGCTATTCGGATATTCCCAACGTGGTTCGATCTACCCTGAGGGATATTGGGTATACGGATCCTGAATTCGGTCTCGATTATCAGGATTGCTCTGTTCTTATATCCGTGCATGAGCAGAGTGGCAACATTGCCGCAGGTGTAGATGAGAGCGAGGGTCATGAGCAGGGGGCCGGTGATCAAGGATTGATGTTCGGCTACGCTTGCAGCGAAACGGACGTCCTAATGCCCCTTCCCATACATCTGGCCCACGCGCTGGCGAGGCGGTTGGCACAGGTTCGTAAGGAGGGCATTCTGCCATGGGTCCGACCCGACGGAAAAACTCAGGTGTCGGTCCTGTATGAAGATTCAAAACCTGTGAGCGTCGAGAAGGTTGTCATCGCCGTTCAGCACGACCCTGCTATTCCCGTCGAGGAGATCCATTCCGAAATAGAGCAGAAAGTAATCCTGCCTGTCTGCGGGAGTTGGGCGCATGACCGGACCGAGTATTTCATCAATTCCACAGGCATTTTTGAGAAGGGGGGACCGGAAGCCGACACGGGGCTCACGGGCCGGAAAATTATTGTCGACACGTACGGCGGAATGGGTCGCCACGGAGGGGGCTGTTTTTCCGGAAAGGACCCGAGCAAAGTCGACCGTTCGGCCTCATACATGGCAAGATACATTGCGAAAAACATTGTTGCTTCGGGTCTTGCGGACCGGTGTGAAATCCAGTTTGCCTATTCCATCGGCGAAGCCAAACCTGTCGGTCTATTTGTGGATAGCTTCGGGACCGGGAAGATACCCGATAGGAAGCTGGTAGAGATCACCAAGGAACATTTCCCGGCAACCCCGAAGGAGATCATCGAGTATCTGGATCTCAAAAGGCCCATTTACCGGAAAACGGCGGCCTACGGTCATTTCGGAAGGGAAGAGGAAGGTTTCACCTGGGAAAAACTGGACAAGGTTGAGGAACTCAAGCGGTACTCGAAAGGGAAGTAATGACTATGGTAGACCACGACGTTCAAGACTTGGAACTGGCCGAGAGGGGGAAACGACGGATCCTGTGGGCTGAAAGGAATATGCCTGTACTGGTTTCCATACATGACCGGCTGTCCGAAGAAGTGCCTCTGAAGGACGTTCGTCTGTCCGCTTGCCTGCATGTGACGGCGGAAACGGCAAATCTCATGAGGGCTCTAAAAGCCGGCGGGGCCGAGGTGGTTCTTTGCGCAAGTAATCCACTTTCCACCCAGGATGACGTCGCAGCATCTCTGGTCAAGGACTTCGATATTCGAGTCTATGCCGTCAATGGCGAAGATACGGAGACGTACTACGATCATATTCGAGCAGCTCTTGATAACGAACCGCTGATTACTCTTGACGACGGAGCCGATCTTGTGAGTACGCTCCATTCAAAATATCCACAAAATACGTCTAAAGTCAGTTGCAGCATGGAAGAGACAACTACCGGTGTCATACGACTGAGAGCCATGGAGAAATCGGGTGCTCTAAAGATCCCCATTGTGGCCGTGAATGACGCCGATACTAAGCATCTGTTCGATAATCGCTATGGGACGGGCCAGTCGACGCTCGATGGGATTATTCGTGCCACGGGTATCCTTCTGGCGGGCAAAGTTTTCGTCGTGGCAGGATACGGGATGTGCGGTCGCGGACTTGCAAGCCGAGCCAGGGGCATGGGAGCCCACGTCGTCGTCACAGAAGTTGATCCCCTTAGGGCTCTGGAAGCATCTCTGGATGGATTTCAAGTGATGCCTATGAGTCAGGCCGCCCCTTTGGGTGACATATTTTGTACCGTGACAGGTGACACCACAGTTCTGAATCTGAGCCATTTTGAACAAATGAAAGATGGAGCAATCGTGGCAAACTCTGGCCATTTTAACGTGGAAATCGATGTAGAAGCCCTGGATATGCTTGCGACAGAAGTAAACCGGAACGTGAGAGACTTCGTTGATGAATACGTTATGGCAGACAACCGTCGCATTTACCTGCTCTGCGAGGGGAGACTCATCAATCTCGTGGCTGCCGAGGGTCACCCTGCTTCTGTCATGGATATGAGCTTTTCTCTTCAGGCTCTCATGGCGGAGTACGCCGTCAAGAATGAACTTCCCGTTGCCGTCCACAAAGTGCCCCGAGAGATCGACGAGCTCGTGGCATCACTCAAGCTTAAGGCCATGGGCATCAATATTGACTCACTTTCTGAGGAACAGAAGGACTACCTGGCTTCCTGGGAAGTGGGAACATAGTTTCTCCCTTACTTTAACCTATGCTTAAGCGAATTCCCTGTATCTTCGCTATCATTTCTATCTGGCTCAACACGAGTTGCGATTTTCAAAGTCCGTCCGATTTCGAGGTACCCATCTGGAACATGAATCTCACGATCCCTCTTCTGCACGAGAAATACCCACTGGGGAATATTGTTAACGACTCCACCATCCACGCCGGCGGTGACACCATCTTTCTTCAATTTGAAGGGGAATTGCCTGCCGACTCAGTGAATGGAGACTACCTTCAGATACCTTTGAGTGTGAGCAGGGGCGGTGTAACCACGATTACTCCGCCGGTGGTATCGGACTATTTTGACAGCCTGAGTTTGCCTTTTTCGTTTCCGGCTGTTCCCGTGGGAGCAATTATGGTAGCCAGGGCAATTCAAAATGTTGCCGCCGACCCTGCGGTCCCTGTCATATTTCCTTCCTCCGAAGTTCAGAAAATAGTAGCCTCAGACTGGAATGATGTGGCGAGCGAGATCGAGGCCGCCTTTGGTCGCTTCGATACCTCTCTTACGGTTCTCGATTTTGGCCAGCTTTTCGCAAGCATCCCTTTTGTTCAAGCTCAGGGCATCGTCATCGGAGGCGAAGAAGAGGACAACTTTTTCGAGTCCAGCATTGAAAATGTGGACCTTCCCTTGGACATGGATAGCACGTGGGCCGATCTGCTGAGCAATGAGAAGTACCTGGCCAGACACGACACCATTGATCTTGGAACGGGCTCTCCATTTGATAGTACCACGGATCTTGTGGGAGACACTCTTACGGAAGCGCTTGAAATTCGATTTGGCTTCAATATGGGAAGGGCTACGGACACCGTAACAATAGACGCAAACTCTGAGCCGGAAATCCTGATGCAGTTCAGCATGAAAATCACCGATCTGGAGAAGGCTATCCTCGAAGTGTCGGAGCAATCTCTTGTCCCTGATCTCGACCCTATCTCGTTCCAGGATGCATCCGTGGGCGCGGAAGATTGCGCGGTGAACGGTATTTATGGCGGTGACTTCGACACAGGGACACCATCAGGGATCAATCAAATCGGCATTTCAAATGTTCTCAGTTCGTTTCCTTTCGACATCGATTTCGGAATTGATTTCGCCAACTTCGTCTCTCCCGAAAGCGATACATTGAGCTTTGGGGACACTCTAAGTAGTGGGGATCGTCCCCTGGAGGATAGTCAAGATCTGGACGGGTGGTCCTTTGCGAATCCCATTGACCCGAATCAAGTGGTGGAAGAAATATCTGTGAAGGTGACGGCAAACAGCGTGCCAGACACGGTGGAGATCTTCCTGGATGGAACAGAGCCCGACTGGACACTATCCATGGGAGTCGATGTCGC of Candidatus Neomarinimicrobiota bacterium contains these proteins:
- a CDS encoding sugar phosphate nucleotidyltransferase codes for the protein MKVIIPVAGRGTRLLPFTQSRQKCLLPVAGKPVIDHILPPLIEQGFDEIILVTGYLEDQIREYTRKYDASFRFVRQEEPLGLGHAVYQGLENRDDPVLIQLGDVIYHHDFSSFCTTDHHRIAVDRVPDPERFGIVSVEGGRVMRVWEKPENPPSNLAVIGLYYLSNQRPLWEALTYLIDHNITTKGEIQLADAFQELIDSKEVVTVDFLPNWYDCGIPETFLSSNKALLTSSGLSIEGSTIIEPVSIGSGCHIESSTVGPFVTIMDDCQVVNSRLDDTIVLWDSEIRDATVSHAIVGNGHRLP
- the lspA gene encoding signal peptidase II produces the protein MFRPLVYSAFVVSIDQLAKHLVRSRMSVHESIPVLGNFFHLTYVENSGAAFGINFQGGPVVFTVAALMATVLVIWYLWKLREKGFALKLSLALILGGAVGNLADRLLFGKVVDFFDFGIGGYHWPVFNVADSAVTVGMFIFLFRSLSGATGPQKGTAALNADS
- a CDS encoding RluA family pseudouridine synthase — its product is MPILDLTAHLSKVRLDKYLADEIEVLSRSKARECIESDNVSVDGKREKPSYMLKGGESIRIELPVEPPLAVEGENIPLDIIHEDDELIVINKPAGLVVHPGAGNIQGTLVNALVYHFTRLSSVHGDRRPGIVHRLDKDTSGVLVVAKTDQSHMHVAKQFSSHSVEKTYWGVVWGKFDRNEGVVEGPITRHPRDRKKFAVVEYGRRAVTRYWVEREFDTLTLVGLMPVTGRTHQLRVHMAHVGHPVFADEIYGGGKSRLKGYSPHQRDFLISLYSSIQRQALHALSITVVHPKSRKGMTFEAPVPADFQTVIDTLERRHG
- the metK gene encoding methionine adenosyltransferase, which codes for MRRRIFTSESVTEGHPDKICDQISDSILDDIIRQDPEARVACEVLTTTGLVLVAGEITTSCYSDIPNVVRSTLRDIGYTDPEFGLDYQDCSVLISVHEQSGNIAAGVDESEGHEQGAGDQGLMFGYACSETDVLMPLPIHLAHALARRLAQVRKEGILPWVRPDGKTQVSVLYEDSKPVSVEKVVIAVQHDPAIPVEEIHSEIEQKVILPVCGSWAHDRTEYFINSTGIFEKGGPEADTGLTGRKIIVDTYGGMGRHGGGCFSGKDPSKVDRSASYMARYIAKNIVASGLADRCEIQFAYSIGEAKPVGLFVDSFGTGKIPDRKLVEITKEHFPATPKEIIEYLDLKRPIYRKTAAYGHFGREEEGFTWEKLDKVEELKRYSKGK
- a CDS encoding TraR/DksA C4-type zinc finger protein, translating into MAKKKLTKAKLNHFKTIILEKQEKALAEMGYIRKSSLDDTGNLDKTASDSTYAYHMADVGTDSQEREKSFLWYTRENNFIRHLDNALERIRQGTYGFCVECGNPIMEERLEEVPHTQHCVNCKNHQNR
- a CDS encoding tyrosine-type recombinase/integrase, with translation MDEEKWEIVRQFLDYLEKERHYSPHTVKAYGNDLHRFVEFLEVPDFSRVDRNVVTKFLSEELIKKGYEKHSRDGKTIKKGYDSRSIARKVATLKSFFKYLLRAEIIPVNPISSLRIPRTSKKLPDYLERKVVEELLKMPIDRPLKNRKSWEAERDKAILEIFYSTGMRLNELVTLSMDDMDMSGNLVKVTGKGGRERIIPFGDTAKKAVLAYLAKSGRSDTGRKGKVTSHGASPGDPLFISSSGKRISARTIDDRLRRYFRKLSGSTGFSPHRLRHTFATHLLDAGMDIRAVKELLGHASLSTTQGYTHLQVEQMKKVFDQAHPHA
- the ahcY gene encoding adenosylhomocysteinase, translated to MVDHDVQDLELAERGKRRILWAERNMPVLVSIHDRLSEEVPLKDVRLSACLHVTAETANLMRALKAGGAEVVLCASNPLSTQDDVAASLVKDFDIRVYAVNGEDTETYYDHIRAALDNEPLITLDDGADLVSTLHSKYPQNTSKVSCSMEETTTGVIRLRAMEKSGALKIPIVAVNDADTKHLFDNRYGTGQSTLDGIIRATGILLAGKVFVVAGYGMCGRGLASRARGMGAHVVVTEVDPLRALEASLDGFQVMPMSQAAPLGDIFCTVTGDTTVLNLSHFEQMKDGAIVANSGHFNVEIDVEALDMLATEVNRNVRDFVDEYVMADNRRIYLLCEGRLINLVAAEGHPASVMDMSFSLQALMAEYAVKNELPVAVHKVPREIDELVASLKLKAMGINIDSLSEEQKDYLASWEVGT
- the pckA gene encoding phosphoenolpyruvate carboxykinase (ATP); this translates as MDLTYLGLSGQKNLSRNVIPEVLIETALKRGEGELGMQGALMVDTGKYTGRSPKDRFLVDEPTTSPNIWWGSVNQPVSQKVFDLLYGKIIDYYNRNEDGLGAFVFDGLSGAEPETSLPVRFIAKKAWQAIFVNNMFIRPTREELGEFAPEFTIINASPIIDEEWRKHGLHSETFIIFDLKRSIGIIGGSEYGGEMKKGIFSIMNYYLPLKGILTMHCAANVDLNGDESALFFGLSGTGKTTLSTDQDRLLVGDDEHGWSDSGVFNLEGGCYAKAINLSKEAEPGIWNAISHGALLENLVYDKKTRQIDFSNASKTENTRICYPLNHIEASLYSKGKPSRADHPKRILFLSCDAYGILPPVARLTPEQAMYHFISGYTAKVAGTERGITEPQATFSPCFGGPFLTLHPTVYAELFRRKIKKHGTKVYLVNTGWSGGSAVSGASRMPIGATRRMVTAILTGEIEEAEFVKEPVFGLDVPTAIGGVDGTVLMPRSTWPDVDSYDRTARKLADKFKNNFTLYGDEEPSLEAAGPQI
- the raiA gene encoding ribosome-associated translation inhibitor RaiA, whose amino-acid sequence is MIIEITVRHFNPAENVREYALKKVNKIHKYFPKPISCHVILTHESNGYTTDITLAVSGKKLFVSETSDDLFKSIDGAVDKSIARALKFKSTRYAHK